One stretch of Xanthomonas sp. DAR 35659 DNA includes these proteins:
- the ybeY gene encoding rRNA maturation RNase YbeY — protein MTKGPLRLDVGVSYALPRAGLPAAVSFRKWVAAALKGRIREADLAIRLVDAKEGRALNHHYRGKDYATNVLSFPAELPEGLPKGVKLPLLGDLVICAPVVAREAAEQGKPINAHYAHLTVHGVLHLLGWDHEDDKEADAMEQLEREILADLGVDDPYAGER, from the coding sequence ATGACCAAAGGCCCGCTCCGCCTCGATGTCGGCGTCAGCTACGCCCTGCCCCGCGCCGGACTGCCGGCGGCGGTCAGTTTCCGCAAATGGGTGGCCGCGGCGCTGAAGGGCCGCATCCGCGAAGCCGACCTGGCCATTCGCCTGGTCGACGCCAAGGAAGGCCGCGCACTGAACCACCATTACCGCGGCAAGGACTACGCCACCAATGTGCTCAGCTTCCCGGCCGAGCTGCCGGAAGGCCTGCCCAAGGGCGTCAAGCTGCCGCTGCTCGGCGACCTGGTGATCTGCGCGCCGGTGGTGGCGCGCGAGGCCGCCGAACAGGGCAAGCCCATCAACGCCCACTACGCGCACCTGACCGTGCACGGCGTGCTGCACCTGCTCGGCTGGGACCACGAGGACGACAAGGAGGCCGACGCGATGGAGCAGCTGGAACGAGAGATCCTGGCCGACCTGGGCGTGGACGATCCCTACGCGGGAGAGCGCTGA